CTCCACCAGCGAAAGTTCCTGTTTCTGTTTCAAAAGTTCAGCAAACTCGCGGCTGCGCAGCTCCGCCCACGGCAAAACGGCAAGCTGCATGGCGGCCACCAGCGCGGCAAAAGGCAGGGCGAAGGCGAGCACGGGGCGCAGCCATTGTTTTAGCGACAGGCCGCAGGAGAGCCACACCGCCATTTCGCTGTCGCGCCAGAAGCGGGTGAGCACGGTGAGCACGGAAATGTAGGCGGTGAGCACCAGCAGCAGCGGGGTCATCCCCAGCGTCCAAAAGCCGATCAGCGCGGCGACGGCGTCGGCCGCCACGCGTCCGTCGGCGGCGCGGCCGAGCAGGTTCACGGCCTGCGTGGACACCAGCACCGCCAGTATCACGACGAAAATACCGACGGCGGTGTAGGTGAGTTCTTTGATGAAGTTTTGGCGGTAAATCATAGGCGCATTATCGGCAAAGGCCGTCTGAAAAGCGGCGGTTTTCAGACGGCCTGAATGGAGTACAATCCCGCCGTTTTCACAACAGCCGACAGGAAATTTAAGAAAATGGAATTTATCACAAAAGCCGGATCTTTGCAGCCGCAGGCCGAAGACGCGGTGCTGTACCTCCTTCCCGCAAACGCGCAGCCGGGTGCCGACCAAACCGCCGCCCTGCTCTTTGCTTCTTTAACCGAAGGCGACACCTTCGCCGCCGCGCAAACCATGTCCGAGGGCAAACTGCGCCCCGTTGCCGTGTGCCGCCCCGCCGGCCTTGAACGCGCCGATCTTGAAAAAGCCGCCGCCGAAGCCGCCGCCTGGGCGCAGCGGCAGGCAAGCGTCGCCGTTGATTTTTCCGTATTGGACGAAACCGCCGCCGCTCTGGCCGCCGAAGTGTTCGTCCTCGCCTTCGGCGCGGCGGTTTACCGTTTCGACCGTTTCAAAAAAGAAGCCAAACCCGCCAAGCTGCAAAACGCCGCTTTTTACGCGCCCGAACACGCAGCCGCCGTTCAGACGGCCTTAACCGCCGCCGAAGCCGCCCTCTACGGCATCAATCTCTGCAAAGACCTCGGCAACACCGCCCCCAACGTCTGCACCCCGCAATACCTCGCCGACACCGCCCGCGCCGAAGCCGAAAAATTCGGCGCAACCGCCAAAATCCTCGGCAAAGACTACATCCGCGAACACATGGGCGCGTTCTGGTCGGTGGCCAAAGGCAGCGTGCAGGAACCGTTCTTAATCGAACTGCGCTGGACGGGCGCGGCCGACCCCGAAGCCGCGCCCGTCGTCCTCGTCGGCAAAGGCATCACCTTTGACTCCGGCGGCATCTCGCTCAAACCCGGCGAAGCGATGGACGAAATGAAATACGACATGTGCGGCGCGGCCGGCGTCATCAGCGCATTCGCCGCCGCCGCCAAAGCCCGCCTGCCGATCAACCTCGTCGCCATCGTCCCCACCTGCGAAAACATGCCCGACGCGGGCGCAAGCAAACCCGGCGACATCGTAACCGCCATGAACGG
The window above is part of the Neisseria bacilliformis genome. Proteins encoded here:
- a CDS encoding leucyl aminopeptidase, whose translation is MEFITKAGSLQPQAEDAVLYLLPANAQPGADQTAALLFASLTEGDTFAAAQTMSEGKLRPVAVCRPAGLERADLEKAAAEAAAWAQRQASVAVDFSVLDETAAALAAEVFVLAFGAAVYRFDRFKKEAKPAKLQNAAFYAPEHAAAVQTALTAAEAALYGINLCKDLGNTAPNVCTPQYLADTARAEAEKFGATAKILGKDYIREHMGAFWSVAKGSVQEPFLIELRWTGAADPEAAPVVLVGKGITFDSGGISLKPGEAMDEMKYDMCGAAGVISAFAAAAKARLPINLVAIVPTCENMPDAGASKPGDIVTAMNGTTIEILNTDAEGRLILCDALTYAAQFKPAALIDAATLTGACIIALGHVASGLMANNQDLADRLLAASRKSGDKLWQLPLFPEYKEQLKSNFADLQNIGGRPAGTITAAAFLSHFTENHPWAHLDIAGTAWKSGKEKGATGRPVPLLLQFLRDWA